From Micromonospora carbonacea:
GCCGCTCGCGCAGGTGGGGCACGGCGTGCATCAGGTGCTGCACGCCCTTCTCGTAGACCAGCCGGCCCGCGTACCCGACCAGGGGGCCGTCGCCGGCGAACCGGGCCCGGGCCGAGGCGACCGCCCGGGGCCGGGCCCGCCAGAGCCGGTCGTCCACCCCGTTGGCCACCACGTCGACCCGGGCGGCCGGCACGTCGAACAGGCGGCTGATCTGGTCGCGCATGTAGCCGGAGCAGGCGATCACCCGGGTCGACTCGCCGCTGATCCAGTGCTCGACGCCGTGGATGGTGCGGTTCATCTCCTGCGGCAGCCAGCCCTGGTGCCGGCCCGCCTCCGTGGCGTGGATCGTGGTCACCAGCGGCAGGTCCAGGTGCTCGGCGAGGGTGATCGCGGTGTGCGCGACGAGCCAGTCGTGGGCGTGGACGACGTCGTAGCTGCCGGATTCGGTGGCGCGCAGGGCGGCGCGGGTGAGGGTGTGGTTGAAGGCCATGGTCCAGGCGAGGAGGCTGCCGGTGGCCAGGGGGAAGGCGACCGGGTCCTCGGCGGCGCGCAGGACGCGGACGCCGTCGGCGTACTCCTCCAGGGGCGCGCCGTCGGCGTGGCGGGTGACGACGGTGACCTCGTGGCCGGCGGCGGCGAGGGCGACGGAGAGGGCGTGCACGTGGCGGCCGAGGCCGCCGACGAGCACCGGCGGATATTCC
This genomic window contains:
- a CDS encoding glycosyltransferase family 4 protein, giving the protein MSPDAEVIDINPARHQRVLILSWEYPPVLVGGLGRHVHALSVALAAAGHEVTVVTRHADGAPLEEYADGVRVLRAAEDPVAFPLATGSLLAWTMAFNHTLTRAALRATESGSYDVVHAHDWLVAHTAITLAEHLDLPLVTTIHATEAGRHQGWLPQEMNRTIHGVEHWISGESTRVIACSGYMRDQISRLFDVPAARVDVVANGVDDRLWRARPRAVASARARFAGDGPLVGYAGRLVYEKGVQHLMHAVPHLRERHPGLRVVIAGDGPYRQELVEQAQRLHLGDTVRFAGFLDSSQLPAMLAATDATVVPSLYEPFGMVALEAAAAGAPLAVASTGGLAEIVEPGVTGVTFPHSDPDALAGAVDRLIGDEVFARRVARRARTMVSERYGWATIAAHTASSYAAARREHGSFQARRAASRLGAGRPRIAIPEGNLLAAGHAAC